In the [Clostridium] colinum genome, one interval contains:
- a CDS encoding YceG family protein, with the protein MQFSRLYETSLNNIVNDENSFIVFYGTNIDNKNAIRDTLHTFVKNVVEIQKEYVILENTFELTDEDYSLITGNEDIEKRINVAYNILSLKENITNEEKTLVINIAKEYIIKNEINFYDKPLIVAYGSFKKEDLLFLDLVNIMGANVIVFDLEKLNINNWEKNENYTIYKGNFTYDGSIFDAIDSGVLINSKSTDCKIHNDKIINDYLDEGLYSKEQLSKFKSIGTQINASRFDILPILKEPASLRDGFKLLKNEQKVIIPCFCSLINGRHKYLEEYHNFIDEIINENTLDILLKEPAKFIIKCTDKNNLSFDINNCYNTNSDNNSITVYFDKLFDLDIYKNDDLPLVLQQNIVDTSLEIKDSLNLNIDDYKILLTNLISIDNKFKHILNARDCSGQLPRIVVIDNFNISNKHFIYFMLTLSKLGVDVIFLSTKGVFNIENYLPEYMINIITLDKYDENNNMLLTYKDVGIAKKINSIKYKILNTLKNK; encoded by the coding sequence ATGCAATTTTCTAGATTATATGAAACCTCGTTAAATAACATAGTAAATGATGAAAACTCTTTTATAGTTTTTTATGGTACCAATATTGATAATAAAAATGCTATAAGAGATACTTTGCATACATTTGTTAAAAATGTTGTAGAAATACAAAAAGAATATGTTATTTTAGAAAATACATTTGAACTAACAGATGAAGATTATTCTTTAATAACTGGAAATGAAGATATAGAAAAAAGAATTAATGTAGCATATAATATACTATCTCTTAAAGAAAATATAACTAATGAAGAAAAAACTTTAGTTATTAATATTGCTAAGGAATATATAATAAAAAATGAAATAAATTTTTATGACAAACCCCTAATAGTAGCTTATGGAAGTTTTAAAAAAGAAGATTTACTATTTTTAGATTTAGTAAATATTATGGGTGCTAACGTTATAGTATTTGATTTAGAAAAATTAAATATAAATAATTGGGAAAAAAATGAAAACTACACTATATATAAAGGTAACTTTACATATGACGGTTCTATATTTGATGCAATAGATAGTGGTGTTTTAATAAATTCTAAATCTACAGACTGTAAAATACACAATGACAAAATAATAAATGATTATTTAGATGAAGGGCTTTATTCTAAAGAACAATTGTCTAAATTTAAATCTATAGGTACACAAATAAATGCTTCTCGTTTTGATATTTTACCTATTTTAAAAGAGCCAGCCTCCTTAAGAGATGGATTTAAATTATTAAAAAATGAACAAAAAGTTATTATTCCTTGTTTTTGTTCATTAATAAATGGTAGACATAAATATTTAGAAGAATACCATAATTTTATTGATGAAATTATTAATGAAAATACCTTAGATATTTTATTAAAAGAACCTGCTAAATTTATTATAAAATGTACGGATAAAAATAACTTAAGTTTTGATATAAATAATTGTTATAATACTAACTCTGACAATAATTCTATTACTGTATATTTTGATAAATTATTTGATTTAGATATTTATAAAAATGATGATTTACCTCTTGTTTTACAACAAAATATAGTAGATACTTCTTTAGAAATAAAAGATAGTTTAAATTTAAATATAGATGATTATAAAATATTACTTACAAACTTAATATCTATAGATAATAAATTTAAACATATATTAAATGCTAGAGATTGTTCTGGACAATTACCTAGAATAGTTGTAATAGATAACTTTAATATTTCTAATAAACATTTTATTTATTTTATGCTTACGCTATCAAAACTTGGCGTAGATGTTATATTTTTAAGTACAAAAGGTGTTTTTAATATAGAAAATTATTTACCTGAATATATGATTAATATTATAACTTTAGATAAATATGATGAAAATAACAATATGCTACTAACTTATAAAGATGTTGGTATAGCTAAAAAAATAAACAGTATAAAATATAAAATTTTAAATACATTAAAAAATAAATAA
- a CDS encoding bifunctional metallophosphatase/5'-nucleotidase — MKRFVNKKSLKSLSLALSLSLAMSSLPIFNVFGEEEKSVIIYHTNDMHGSVKELANVKTLKDNTKNALLLDAGDCTQGSSLATYTKGEAIIDIMNATGYDAVVLGNHEFDFGSKQAVENMKKAKFNPLAANVLDAQGNLLLKGINGNGANVIEEVNGKKIGIFGLTTEETYYKTNPKNLNGTQFKDVVETAKKQVKLLKEQNVDAIIAITHIGDDKSSSPTSIDLAKQVDGIDLIVDGHSHTIIQQKVNDTTIVQTGTALKKLGKVTLNFKNNDVDIKTELLDIDKVVKENEADKEVAKIYNTYNEKVSKELQKVIGNTKTDLYAYDEKGTRLCRIQETPMGDLIADSMIYSTKKLLENTEYKDYPIVALENGGGVRANIKAGDITLEDVFNVLPFGNIISVKVVTPNILYNALENGVCKMEIDKAGNITGLDGRFPQISGMRIEIDPTKKAFNPEKPEDGTGERVTAIYLVDENGKETLLDRKDDKTQIALASNDFIIAGGDGYKALSNLKHIAEGEVLDVVLADYIKYLTEKNGGSFTYTMPGNRTKVVTNVENKQDSKKISLDKLLYLKEDKEVNLYTDIPDTQPAYWASESIYYFKALGIFDDSNKFYPNNTVTYGEFKTILQKLLGLENNNLEEYGIVENKANKKYKDTDLLKREDVALMVGNIVKLYGVEIESKNITINDNVSDFAKENFKFLAEIGLLKGDGKSFNPQKEVTKAELSLILYNLTGLYVE, encoded by the coding sequence ATGAAGAGATTTGTAAATAAAAAGTCTTTAAAATCTTTATCATTGGCATTGTCTTTATCGTTAGCAATGTCTTCCTTACCAATTTTTAATGTATTTGGAGAAGAAGAAAAGAGTGTAATTATATATCATACAAATGATATGCACGGTTCAGTTAAAGAACTAGCTAATGTAAAAACTTTAAAAGATAATACAAAAAATGCTTTATTGTTAGATGCAGGAGATTGCACACAAGGAAGTTCTTTAGCTACATATACAAAAGGTGAAGCTATAATAGATATTATGAATGCAACTGGATATGATGCAGTTGTTCTTGGTAACCACGAGTTTGACTTTGGTTCTAAACAAGCTGTAGAAAACATGAAAAAAGCAAAATTTAATCCACTTGCAGCAAATGTTTTAGATGCACAAGGTAACCTTTTATTAAAAGGTATAAATGGTAACGGTGCAAACGTTATAGAAGAAGTTAATGGCAAAAAAATAGGTATTTTTGGATTAACGACAGAAGAAACTTATTATAAAACTAACCCTAAAAATTTAAACGGAACACAGTTTAAAGATGTAGTAGAAACTGCAAAAAAACAAGTAAAACTTTTAAAAGAACAAAACGTTGATGCTATTATAGCTATAACACATATAGGTGATGATAAGTCTAGTTCACCTACTAGCATAGATTTAGCAAAACAAGTAGATGGTATAGACTTAATTGTAGATGGACATAGCCATACTATAATACAACAAAAAGTAAATGATACTACTATTGTTCAAACAGGTACTGCTTTAAAGAAATTAGGTAAAGTTACATTAAACTTTAAAAATAATGATGTAGATATAAAAACAGAATTATTAGATATAGATAAAGTAGTTAAAGAAAATGAAGCAGACAAAGAAGTTGCTAAAATATATAATACTTATAATGAAAAAGTAAGTAAAGAATTACAAAAAGTTATAGGTAATACTAAAACAGATTTATATGCATATGATGAAAAAGGTACAAGACTTTGTCGTATACAAGAAACACCAATGGGTGATTTAATAGCAGATTCTATGATTTATAGCACTAAAAAATTATTAGAAAATACTGAATATAAAGATTACCCTATAGTTGCTTTAGAAAATGGTGGCGGTGTTCGTGCTAATATAAAAGCTGGAGATATTACTTTAGAAGATGTATTTAATGTATTACCTTTTGGGAATATTATATCTGTAAAAGTTGTTACACCTAATATTTTATATAATGCCTTAGAAAACGGTGTTTGTAAAATGGAAATAGACAAAGCTGGTAATATAACAGGTCTTGATGGTAGATTTCCACAAATTAGTGGTATGAGAATAGAAATAGACCCAACTAAAAAAGCATTTAATCCAGAAAAACCAGAAGATGGAACAGGAGAAAGAGTAACAGCTATATATTTAGTAGATGAAAATGGCAAAGAAACTTTATTAGATAGAAAAGATGACAAAACACAAATAGCTTTAGCATCTAACGATTTTATAATAGCTGGTGGAGACGGATATAAAGCACTTAGCAATTTAAAACATATTGCTGAAGGTGAAGTATTAGACGTTGTTTTAGCAGATTATATAAAATATTTAACAGAAAAAAATGGTGGTAGTTTTACATATACTATGCCAGGAAACCGTACAAAAGTTGTAACAAATGTAGAAAATAAACAAGATAGCAAAAAAATATCTTTAGATAAATTATTATACTTAAAAGAAGATAAAGAGGTAAATTTATATACAGATATTCCAGATACACAACCAGCTTATTGGGCTAGTGAAAGTATTTATTATTTTAAAGCATTAGGTATATTTGATGATAGCAATAAATTTTACCCTAACAACACAGTTACTTATGGTGAATTTAAAACAATTTTACAAAAACTTTTAGGATTAGAAAATAATAATTTAGAAGAATATGGTATTGTTGAAAATAAAGCAAACAAAAAATATAAAGATACAGATTTATTAAAAAGAGAAGATGTTGCACTTATGGTTGGAAACATTGTAAAACTATACGGGGTAGAGATAGAGAGTAAAAACATAACTATAAATGATAATGTTTCTGATTTTGCTAAAGAAAACTTTAAGTTTTTAGCAGAAATAGGTTTATTAAAAGGTGATGGAAAATCATTTAACCCACAAAAAGAAGTTACAAAAGCAGAGCTTTCTTTAATACTTTATAATTTAACAGGACTTTATGTAGAATAA
- a CDS encoding glycosyltransferase family 2 protein, producing MKSIDIVVPCYNESQVLNIFYNSVEKIILDLPNYDFTYIFVDDGSYDDTLKILKTLAKNDKKVKYISFSRNFGKESAMYAGLKQSTSDMVLIMDSDMQNPPSMIPEMIKYIEEGYDCCGGYRADRKGDGKIRTFFTNKFYKITNKISEVNMPNGAGDFRLMTRKMVNAILALSEVQRFSKGIFSWVGFNTKWIKFENVERAGGVSKWNFFKLFSYAIDGITAFSTFPLKIASILGFFISCSSFLYLIYIVLKTLIFGIDVAGYASIITINLFIGGIIILSCGILGEYIGKIYLEVKKRPIYITTETNIDDKSK from the coding sequence ATGAAAAGTATAGATATTGTTGTTCCGTGTTATAACGAAAGCCAAGTTTTAAATATATTTTATAATAGCGTTGAAAAAATTATTTTAGATTTACCTAACTATGATTTTACATACATTTTTGTAGATGATGGTAGCTACGACGATACTCTTAAAATATTAAAAACTCTTGCTAAAAATGATAAAAAAGTAAAATATATATCCTTTTCTAGAAATTTTGGTAAAGAATCTGCTATGTATGCTGGGCTTAAACAATCTACATCAGATATGGTTTTAATAATGGACTCAGATATGCAAAATCCACCGTCTATGATACCTGAAATGATAAAATATATAGAAGAAGGTTACGACTGTTGTGGTGGATACCGTGCAGATAGAAAAGGTGACGGAAAAATTAGAACATTTTTTACAAATAAATTTTATAAAATAACAAATAAAATATCTGAAGTTAATATGCCAAATGGTGCTGGAGATTTTAGGCTTATGACTAGAAAAATGGTTAATGCTATTCTTGCTCTTAGCGAGGTACAACGTTTTTCTAAAGGTATATTTAGTTGGGTTGGATTTAATACAAAATGGATAAAGTTTGAAAATGTAGAACGCGCTGGTGGTGTTAGCAAATGGAACTTTTTTAAGCTATTTTCTTATGCTATAGATGGTATAACTGCTTTTTCTACATTTCCATTAAAAATAGCTTCTATATTAGGCTTTTTTATCTCTTGTTCTTCTTTTCTATATTTAATATATATAGTTTTAAAAACATTAATATTTGGTATCGATGTAGCAGGTTATGCCTCTATTATAACTATTAATCTTTTTATAGGTGGTATTATAATATTATCTTGTGGCATATTAGGTGAATATATAGGTAAAATATATTTAGAAGTTAAAAAAAGACCTATCTATATAACGACAGAAACTAATATTGACGATAAATCAAAATAA
- a CDS encoding chromate transporter — protein sequence MKILFELFIIFFKIGALTFGGGIAMLPMLQRELVDNKKWVTEEELMDYYSIGQCTPGIIAINTATFVGYKIKGKIGAIFSTFGIVCPSLIIIMCIAGFIKNFLHIQWVKYVFAGIKIAVAGLVLDAFISFLKKNVKSKISFLLFVLAFLLNFTLKLSPVYIIFACIIFSVFLTKYNIKEGKK from the coding sequence ATGAAAATATTATTTGAGCTTTTTATTATATTTTTTAAGATAGGGGCTTTAACATTTGGTGGTGGTATAGCAATGTTACCTATGTTACAAAGAGAGCTTGTAGATAACAAAAAATGGGTAACAGAGGAAGAACTTATGGATTATTATTCTATAGGGCAATGTACTCCAGGTATAATAGCTATAAATACTGCTACTTTTGTAGGATATAAAATAAAAGGCAAAATAGGAGCAATATTTTCTACTTTTGGAATTGTTTGTCCTTCTCTTATAATAATTATGTGTATAGCAGGGTTTATAAAAAATTTTTTGCATATACAATGGGTAAAATATGTATTTGCAGGTATAAAAATAGCTGTAGCAGGCCTTGTGTTAGATGCTTTTATTAGTTTTTTAAAGAAAAATGTTAAAAGTAAAATTTCATTTTTATTATTTGTTTTAGCTTTTTTATTAAACTTTACATTAAAATTATCTCCAGTATATATTATTTTTGCTTGTATTATATTTAGTGTATTTTTAACAAAGTATAATATAAAGGAGGGTAAAAAATGA
- a CDS encoding chromate transporter, with the protein MIYLHLFIEFFKIGLFSVGGGLATLPFLNKLIDTRNWYSVSELTNMLAISESTPGPIGVNMATYVGFHTGNILGGLVATFALVLPSYIIIIIISKFLTKFKNSPYVINTFDIIRPVVTGLIGVSFITIFNTAIFSFGFDIKKIIIFLFILFFILKYKKHPIVYIGLGAILGVIFKLS; encoded by the coding sequence ATGATATATTTACATCTTTTTATAGAGTTTTTTAAAATTGGGCTTTTTTCTGTTGGTGGTGGGCTTGCTACATTACCATTTTTAAATAAATTAATAGATACTAGAAATTGGTATAGCGTATCTGAGCTTACTAATATGCTTGCAATTTCAGAATCTACCCCAGGTCCTATTGGAGTTAATATGGCAACGTATGTTGGCTTTCACACAGGTAATATATTAGGAGGGCTTGTAGCAACATTTGCACTTGTTTTACCTTCTTATATAATAATTATTATAATATCAAAATTTTTAACAAAATTTAAAAATAGTCCTTATGTTATTAATACATTTGATATTATAAGACCAGTTGTTACAGGACTTATAGGAGTATCTTTTATAACTATTTTTAATACGGCTATTTTTTCATTTGGATTTGATATAAAAAAGATAATAATATTTTTATTTATATTATTTTTTATTTTAAAATATAAAAAACATCCTATTGTTTATATAGGGCTTGGTGCAATATTAGGTGTTATATTTAAGCTAAGTTAG
- a CDS encoding aminotransferase class I/II-fold pyridoxal phosphate-dependent enzyme: MFNNLSKEELLQQKQDLQKQYDKYLIEKLDLNISRGKPCKEQLDLSNDMLNINNYLSKDNIDLRNYGLIDGIEEAKELFSDILDIDKNNIIIGGNSTLNMIYDAITRLYIFGYMDNIPWGKLEKVKFLCPVPGYDRHFDILEKFGFEMINIPITEDGIDMDMVEKLCKEDENIKGIICVPLYSNPTGTCYSQETIERLAKMETKAKDFKIFWDNAYAIHYVYEKIEIYNIFKACEKYNTQDRILYFFSTSKINFPGGGISLLAGSDNTIKDTLNHMSKQTIGYDKINQLRTVMFLKDKENTLKLMEAHANILRPKFDIVLNTLEKNFNNNPILKWEKPKGGYFISVDTREGLAKNVVSMCKKVGLVLTDAGSTYPKKIDPKDTNIRIAPSFADKDELQKAMGIFCLCVKIATIDKILLSNNL, from the coding sequence ATGTTTAATAATTTATCAAAAGAGGAACTTTTACAACAAAAACAAGATTTACAAAAACAATACGATAAATATTTAATAGAAAAATTAGATTTAAATATATCTAGAGGTAAACCTTGTAAAGAACAATTAGATTTATCAAATGATATGCTAAATATAAATAACTATTTGTCTAAAGATAATATAGATTTAAGAAATTATGGACTAATAGATGGAATAGAAGAGGCTAAAGAGCTTTTTTCAGATATATTAGATATAGATAAAAACAATATAATAATAGGTGGCAACTCTACTTTAAATATGATATATGATGCTATAACAAGGTTATATATATTTGGATATATGGATAATATACCGTGGGGTAAGTTAGAAAAAGTAAAATTTTTATGTCCCGTACCAGGATATGATAGACATTTTGATATATTAGAAAAATTTGGGTTTGAAATGATAAATATACCTATAACAGAAGATGGCATAGATATGGATATGGTAGAAAAGCTTTGTAAAGAAGATGAAAACATAAAAGGTATTATATGTGTACCGTTATATTCTAACCCAACAGGAACTTGTTATAGCCAAGAAACAATAGAAAGACTTGCCAAAATGGAGACAAAAGCAAAAGATTTTAAAATATTTTGGGATAATGCATATGCAATACATTATGTTTATGAAAAAATTGAAATTTATAATATTTTTAAAGCCTGCGAAAAATATAATACACAAGACCGTATTTTATACTTTTTTTCTACGTCTAAAATAAACTTTCCAGGTGGTGGCATATCTTTATTAGCTGGTAGCGATAACACTATAAAAGATACATTAAATCATATGTCTAAACAAACAATAGGATATGATAAAATAAATCAATTAAGAACAGTTATGTTTTTAAAAGATAAAGAAAATACATTAAAACTTATGGAGGCTCACGCTAATATTTTAAGACCTAAATTTGATATAGTTTTAAATACACTAGAAAAAAACTTTAATAATAACCCTATTTTAAAATGGGAAAAACCAAAAGGCGGATATTTTATATCGGTAGATACTAGGGAAGGGCTTGCTAAAAATGTTGTATCTATGTGCAAAAAAGTAGGGTTAGTTTTAACAGATGCAGGGAGTACATATCCTAAAAAGATAGACCCTAAAGATACAAACATAAGAATAGCACCATCTTTTGCTGACAAAGATGAGCTACAAAAGGCAATGGGTATATTTTGTCTTTGTGTAAAGATAGCTACAATAGATAAAATATTACTATCAAATAACTTGTAA
- a CDS encoding TraX family protein, translating into MIVIKRLNAFQIKIALIILMLLDHIWFSFPNMLPTWIHGITRCVAPMFGYFLIEGFYYTKNRFKYGLRLFLWSIFMFLGNIIINIIFIDKMITVHNNIFFTLFISFIIILLFDYIKRVKNIKKFILIFINIFFTIFGMIFTEGGICLIPFIIITYFFKQNFKKLFVGYIILSIILFTQSFYIYPTFKETFDMLMFNSDFLFILVIPFILIYNGERGLNNKFSKYLFYVFYPLHLWILALIEFLVK; encoded by the coding sequence GTGATAGTTATTAAAAGGCTTAATGCATTTCAAATAAAGATAGCATTAATAATTTTAATGTTATTAGATCATATTTGGTTTTCTTTTCCTAATATGTTGCCAACTTGGATACATGGTATTACAAGATGTGTTGCTCCTATGTTTGGATATTTTTTAATTGAAGGATTTTATTATACAAAAAATAGATTTAAGTATGGTTTAAGATTATTTTTATGGTCTATATTTATGTTTTTAGGAAATATTATAATAAATATTATATTTATTGATAAAATGATTACAGTACACAATAATATATTTTTTACTTTATTTATTAGTTTTATAATTATATTGTTATTTGATTATATAAAAAGAGTTAAAAATATAAAAAAATTTATTTTAATATTTATAAATATATTTTTTACTATATTTGGTATGATATTTACAGAAGGTGGAATTTGTTTAATACCATTTATAATAATAACTTATTTCTTTAAACAAAATTTTAAAAAGTTATTTGTAGGATATATTATTTTATCCATAATACTATTTACACAAAGTTTTTATATTTATCCAACATTTAAAGAAACATTTGATATGCTTATGTTTAATTCAGATTTTTTATTTATTCTAGTGATACCATTTATATTAATTTATAATGGAGAAAGAGGTTTAAATAACAAATTTAGTAAATATTTATTTTATGTATTTTATCCACTACATTTATGGATATTAGCTTTAATTGAATTTTTAGTTAAATAA
- a CDS encoding LL-diaminopimelate aminotransferase, whose translation MPKLNENYLNLKESYLFSDIAKRVAKFTEENPDKKVIRLGIGDVTKPLNKTVIENLHIAVDEMADEKTFKGYGPEQGYDFLRNSIKNYYERKGVSLETTEIFVSDGAKSDTGNITDLFSVDNVVMIPDPVYPVYVDTNIMNGREIVYIDANKENNFLPLPDKSKKADLIYICSPNNPTGACYNREQLKMWVDYALENEAIILFDSAYECFISDDSLPTTIFEIEGARKCAIEFCSLSKTAGFTGTRCGYTIVPKDIVIKSSKGIDMSLNQMWNRRQTTKFNGVPYIIQKGADSVFSEEGMKMSKETINYYKENAKIIADTMEQCKINYYGGINSPYIWFECPNNMGSWEFFDKMLNEIAVVGTPGVGFGKNGDGYFRLSSFGSREATIEAMDRFKTLFK comes from the coding sequence ATGCCAAAATTAAACGAAAATTATTTAAATTTAAAAGAAAGTTATCTCTTTTCAGACATAGCTAAAAGGGTAGCTAAATTTACAGAAGAAAACCCAGACAAAAAAGTTATACGTCTTGGTATAGGAGATGTTACAAAACCTCTTAACAAAACGGTTATAGAAAATTTACATATAGCAGTAGATGAAATGGCAGATGAAAAAACATTTAAAGGATATGGACCAGAGCAAGGCTATGATTTTTTAAGAAATTCTATAAAAAATTATTATGAAAGAAAGGGCGTATCTTTAGAAACAACAGAAATATTTGTGTCAGACGGAGCTAAATCAGACACAGGAAATATAACAGACCTTTTTTCTGTTGACAATGTTGTTATGATACCAGACCCAGTTTATCCAGTATATGTAGATACAAATATTATGAACGGTAGAGAAATTGTTTATATAGATGCAAATAAAGAAAACAATTTTTTACCTTTACCAGATAAATCTAAAAAAGCCGATTTAATATATATTTGTTCTCCTAACAATCCAACAGGGGCTTGCTATAACAGAGAACAGTTAAAAATGTGGGTAGACTATGCGTTAGAAAATGAAGCAATTATATTATTTGATAGTGCATATGAATGTTTTATATCAGATGATAGCTTACCTACTACTATATTTGAGATAGAAGGAGCTAGAAAATGTGCTATCGAGTTTTGTTCTTTATCTAAAACAGCAGGATTTACAGGTACTAGATGTGGATATACTATTGTGCCAAAAGATATTGTTATAAAAAGCTCTAAAGGTATTGATATGAGCTTAAATCAAATGTGGAATAGACGTCAGACTACAAAATTTAATGGTGTTCCTTATATTATTCAAAAAGGCGCAGATTCTGTATTTTCAGAAGAAGGTATGAAAATGTCTAAAGAAACAATAAATTATTATAAAGAAAATGCCAAAATAATAGCAGATACTATGGAACAATGCAAAATTAACTATTATGGAGGTATAAACTCGCCTTATATTTGGTTTGAATGTCCAAACAATATGGGGTCTTGGGAATTTTTTGATAAAATGTTAAATGAAATAGCAGTAGTAGGTACTCCAGGGGTTGGTTTTGGCAAAAATGGAGACGGATATTTTAGACTTTCATCTTTTGGCAGTAGAGAGGCTACTATTGAGGCTATGGATAGATTTAAAACTTTATTTAAATAG
- a CDS encoding DUF1284 domain-containing protein: MIYLRPHHILCIQQFKGYGYNDIFVENMFNILNMLDKDKIVIKEDFDDICKKCPNLVNNICISDNEINLLDSKVIQLLNIEINKPIYFNDLKLYLKENLTEEIFYNICSCCSWYKKSFCSFNNFNFEVDYNG, encoded by the coding sequence ATGATTTATTTAAGACCACACCATATTTTATGTATACAACAGTTTAAAGGGTATGGATATAATGATATATTTGTTGAAAATATGTTTAATATTTTAAATATGCTAGATAAAGACAAAATTGTAATAAAAGAAGATTTTGACGATATATGCAAAAAATGTCCTAACTTAGTAAACAATATATGTATATCCGATAATGAGATAAATTTATTAGACAGCAAAGTTATACAGTTGTTAAATATTGAGATAAATAAACCTATTTATTTTAACGATTTAAAACTGTATTTAAAGGAAAATTTGACAGAAGAAATATTTTATAATATATGCAGTTGCTGTAGCTGGTATAAAAAAAGTTTTTGCAGTTTTAATAATTTTAATTTTGAGGTAGATTATAATGGATAA
- a CDS encoding EamA family transporter: protein MWIIMAILSAIFAGLTAILAKCGIKKTDSDVATFIRTIVILAFSWLIVFIVGSFKSFLYIDKKSFLFLILSGLSTGVSWLCYFKALSIGDVNKVVVIDKSSIILTVLFAILILKENENIFIKIFSTLLIGLGTFMMIEKKNIHNNSIKNTWILYAILSAIFASLTSIFAKIGISNIESNLATAIRTFFVLIMAFIVLIYNKKIKYLKNIDKKEMIFIILSGLSTGISWLCYYYAIQNGIVSVVVPIDKLSILVSIVLSFIIFKEKLNRKSIWGLIFIIIGTLLITFYS from the coding sequence ATGTGGATTATTATGGCAATTTTATCTGCTATATTTGCTGGCCTTACAGCTATTTTAGCCAAATGTGGTATAAAAAAAACAGATTCTGATGTAGCAACTTTTATAAGAACTATTGTAATTTTAGCTTTTTCTTGGCTTATAGTTTTTATAGTTGGCTCATTTAAGTCTTTTTTATACATTGATAAAAAATCTTTTTTATTTCTTATATTATCTGGCTTATCTACTGGTGTTTCTTGGCTTTGTTATTTTAAAGCATTATCTATTGGAGATGTAAATAAAGTTGTAGTTATAGATAAATCTAGCATAATTTTAACAGTTTTATTTGCTATTTTAATACTTAAAGAAAATGAAAATATTTTTATTAAAATATTTTCTACTTTATTAATAGGCTTAGGAACTTTTATGATGATAGAAAAGAAAAATATACATAATAATTCTATAAAAAATACTTGGATATTATATGCCATATTATCGGCTATTTTTGCTAGCCTAACATCTATATTTGCCAAAATTGGTATATCAAATATAGAGTCTAATTTAGCTACAGCTATAAGAACTTTTTTTGTTCTTATAATGGCTTTTATAGTTTTAATATATAATAAAAAAATTAAATATTTAAAAAATATTGATAAAAAAGAAATGATATTTATAATTTTATCTGGTTTATCTACTGGTATTTCTTGGCTTTGCTATTATTATGCTATACAAAATGGCATAGTTAGTGTTGTTGTGCCTATAGATAAACTTAGTATATTAGTATCTATTGTTCTTTCATTTATTATTTTTAAGGAAAAATTAAATAGAAAATCTATTTGGGGCCTAATATTTATAATTATTGGCACATTATTAATTACATTTTATAGCTAA